In Mesorhizobium sp. 113-3-3, a genomic segment contains:
- a CDS encoding DUF2865 domain-containing protein, translating into MTSGGLKRAHAAMLLGLLLSGATITEPQAASRVCRQLEADLAAASRGGGGGPAMIRKYDAAIDRQREQISKARSQADNAGCGFSLFSRNINRCAGLNATIDRMSANLDNLQAKRAQLAGGGGGGSRRDRGRIQAALDANGCRDDAVAPRRAPLQEADRGEEDGNANLFDQLFGGGGQPSDTLDQPDDTGEERNVSRVLNLPGIPDFAGTGGEFHTTCVRTCDGYFFPMSNAATAGDFERDQKNCESSCPGTEMQVFYSRGMDDDSASMTSSVTGRPYSELPTAYLYKQSNMSRPPACGCNAAQNFQIIGGNPPPPQQSQPETDAAPVVPMPASKPDPGADPETLANRDGGLDREAVKRLSAKPVTSPVSALPPEQRKVRVVGPTFLPDPSAAIDLQAPAPKAVR; encoded by the coding sequence ATGACAAGCGGAGGGTTGAAGCGGGCGCATGCTGCCATGCTGCTTGGCCTGCTGCTGTCCGGCGCCACCATCACCGAGCCGCAGGCCGCCTCGCGGGTCTGCCGTCAGTTGGAGGCCGATCTCGCCGCGGCGTCGCGTGGGGGCGGCGGTGGTCCGGCCATGATCCGCAAATACGATGCCGCGATCGACCGGCAGCGCGAACAGATCTCCAAGGCCCGCAGCCAAGCGGACAATGCCGGTTGCGGGTTTTCGCTGTTTTCCCGCAACATCAATCGATGCGCCGGGCTCAACGCCACCATCGACCGCATGAGCGCCAATCTCGACAATCTCCAGGCCAAGCGCGCCCAACTCGCCGGCGGCGGCGGCGGCGGCTCGCGTCGCGACCGCGGCCGCATCCAGGCCGCGCTCGACGCCAATGGCTGCCGGGACGACGCGGTTGCGCCGCGCCGCGCGCCGCTGCAGGAAGCCGACCGTGGAGAAGAAGACGGCAACGCCAACCTGTTCGACCAGCTTTTCGGTGGAGGCGGCCAGCCGAGCGACACGCTTGACCAGCCGGACGATACCGGCGAGGAACGCAATGTCAGCCGCGTCCTGAACCTGCCCGGCATTCCGGACTTTGCGGGCACGGGCGGCGAGTTCCACACCACCTGCGTGCGCACCTGCGACGGCTATTTCTTCCCGATGTCGAATGCCGCCACGGCCGGCGATTTCGAGCGTGACCAGAAGAATTGCGAATCGAGCTGCCCCGGCACCGAAATGCAGGTCTTCTATTCGCGCGGCATGGACGACGATTCGGCCTCGATGACGTCATCGGTCACCGGCAGGCCCTACAGCGAACTGCCGACCGCCTATCTCTACAAGCAGTCCAACATGTCGCGGCCGCCGGCCTGTGGCTGCAATGCCGCGCAGAACTTCCAGATCATTGGCGGCAACCCGCCCCCTCCGCAGCAGTCGCAGCCGGAGACGGACGCGGCACCGGTCGTTCCAATGCCGGCCTCCAAGCCCGATCCGGGCGCCGACCCGGAAACCCTGGCCAACAGGGACGGCGGGCTCGACCGCGAGGCCGTCAAGCGGCTTTCCGCCAAGCCGGTGACGTCGCCCGTATCCGCACTGCCGCCGGAGCAGCGCAAAGTCAGGGTCGTCGGGCCAACGTTCCTTCCCGACCCATCAGCGGCAATAGATCTGCAAGCTCCGGCCCCGAAGGCAGTCCGGTAA
- a CDS encoding DNA-3-methyladenine glycosylase I, with protein MADFQKIRLRAAKRKGGEGELATLLGPVPDNAAVADIPDDRILSTMAERVFAAGFVWRVIEQKWPGFEEAFLRFEPKRLLFQPDDFWHDLASDQRIVRNPQKIKSVRDNAAFVERVSKEHGGFGEFLANWPADDQVGLMAYLGKHGSRLGGNTGQYFLRWLGWDAFVISGDMAAALRDAGLDIAESPTSKKDLDKMQTQINQWVADTRLPRRHISRILAMSIGENHSPQSLREYMGDD; from the coding sequence ATGGCCGATTTCCAGAAAATTCGCCTGCGCGCGGCAAAACGCAAGGGCGGCGAAGGGGAGCTTGCAACGCTGCTCGGGCCCGTGCCCGACAATGCCGCGGTCGCCGACATTCCGGACGATCGCATTCTCTCGACCATGGCCGAGCGGGTCTTTGCCGCCGGTTTCGTCTGGCGCGTCATCGAACAGAAATGGCCGGGTTTCGAGGAGGCATTTCTACGCTTCGAGCCGAAGCGGCTGTTGTTCCAGCCTGACGATTTCTGGCACGATCTGGCTTCCGATCAGCGCATTGTGCGCAACCCGCAGAAAATCAAATCCGTGCGCGACAACGCCGCTTTCGTCGAACGGGTGTCGAAGGAGCACGGCGGCTTCGGTGAATTCCTCGCCAACTGGCCTGCCGACGACCAGGTCGGGCTGATGGCCTATCTCGGCAAGCATGGCAGCCGGCTGGGCGGCAATACAGGCCAGTATTTCCTGCGCTGGCTGGGCTGGGATGCCTTCGTCATTTCGGGCGACATGGCGGCGGCATTGCGGGACGCCGGTCTCGACATTGCCGAAAGCCCGACTTCGAAGAAGGATCTCGACAAGATGCAGACCCAGATCAATCAATGGGTGGCGGACACGAGGCTGCCGCGCCGGCACATTTCGCGCATCCTGGCCATGTCGATCGGCGAGAACCATTCTCCGCAGTCGCTGCGCGAATATATGGGCGACGACTAA
- a CDS encoding diacylglycerol kinase has protein sequence MQRLIDAFFNSVRAFRKLAASEKAFQQELMLLVLALPAAWFVSVSWRGYALLIGAVLLLIMVEVLNTGIEAACDAFSREFNVDIQLAKDCGSLAVLISVVIVAGVWGIALIERITGFPI, from the coding sequence ATGCAGCGGCTGATCGACGCTTTTTTCAATTCGGTGCGGGCGTTCCGAAAGCTGGCCGCCAGCGAGAAGGCTTTCCAGCAAGAACTGATGCTGCTGGTGCTCGCTCTGCCCGCGGCGTGGTTCGTTTCGGTGTCCTGGCGTGGTTATGCCTTGCTGATCGGGGCGGTGCTGCTGCTGATCATGGTCGAGGTACTGAACACCGGCATCGAGGCGGCTTGCGATGCCTTCAGCCGCGAGTTCAATGTCGACATCCAGTTGGCCAAGGACTGCGGCTCGCTGGCGGTGCTGATCTCGGTTGTCATCGTCGCCGGCGTCTGGGGCATCGCGCTCATCGAGCGGATCACCGGCTTTCCGATCTGA
- a CDS encoding DedA family protein, whose product MTDAIHHFIEQYGLLAVFLGCVAEGESAAILGGFFAHQNVFVLWHAIVAAALGAFLGDTCFFILGRSFADNRHVVRLRRRPGFGRAYRLLNTHPNIFVLSNRYVYGMRLVGGIAAGLSTIAAPRFVILNAISSVIWAVLFSTIGYVFGLGAEHFVGQALMRHERLFIGLGIGLTVAVLAWFVARHVAKRERRREQ is encoded by the coding sequence ATGACCGACGCGATCCATCATTTCATCGAACAATATGGGTTGCTTGCCGTCTTTCTCGGCTGTGTCGCCGAAGGCGAAAGTGCCGCCATCCTCGGCGGATTCTTCGCCCACCAGAATGTTTTCGTGCTGTGGCATGCGATTGTGGCGGCGGCGCTCGGCGCCTTCCTCGGCGACACCTGCTTCTTCATCCTGGGCAGAAGTTTCGCCGACAACCGCCATGTCGTCAGGCTGCGCAGGCGCCCAGGATTCGGCCGCGCCTACCGTCTGCTCAATACCCATCCCAACATCTTCGTGCTGTCGAACCGCTATGTCTACGGCATGCGCCTTGTCGGCGGCATCGCCGCAGGCCTGTCGACCATAGCAGCGCCCCGGTTCGTCATTCTCAACGCCATCTCATCGGTGATCTGGGCGGTGCTGTTCAGCACGATCGGTTATGTCTTCGGACTGGGCGCCGAGCATTTCGTCGGCCAGGCGCTGATGCGCCACGAGCGGCTGTTCATCGGGCTCGGCATCGGCCTCACCGTGGCCGTGCTTGCCTGGTTTGTCGCCCGCCACGTCGCCAAGCGGGAGCGTCGTCGGGAGCAGTGA
- a CDS encoding ABC transporter ATP-binding protein: MARFKIVLRASAFRSVLGFTLTHWRRQPWRLSLIMGGFLLSTLADVLTPLYSGRLVDAVASSAGADAIAWNAAMTAFFILMALALTGVVLRNLAFMGIVELTLKMMADIAADAFHRVQRFSTDWHANSFAGSTVRKVTRGMWALDLLNDTILIALLPSVVMLVGSTLLLGWFWPLMGVVVAAGSVLFIMVTALLSLGYVAPAARLANTWDTRLGGSLADAVSCNAVVKGFGAEEREERRLARVVAKWRARTRRTWVRGTINGTTQGVLLLVMRAAVIGLSLLLWSWGQASAGDVAFVLTSFFVLQGYLRDIGTHIRNLQRSINDMEELVDFQSEPLGIEDRPGARPIRITQGAISFDKVTFHYGNHRSPLYRDFSVDIAPGERVGLVGHSGSGKTTFVKLIQRLYDVNAGKILIDGQNISQVAQASLRGQIAIVQQEPILFHRSLAENIAYARPNATQEEIEHAARLASAHDFITSLPKGYGTLVGERGVKLSGGERQRVAIARAFLADARILILDEATSSLDSESEVLIQQAMERLMVGRTTLVIAHRLSTVRALDRLLVFDRGNIVEEGSHDELIRLKGGIYRRLFERQALELTKGLVI; encoded by the coding sequence ATGGCTCGTTTCAAGATCGTTTTGCGCGCGAGCGCCTTTCGCAGCGTTCTTGGTTTCACGCTCACCCATTGGCGGCGCCAGCCCTGGCGGCTTTCGCTGATCATGGGTGGTTTCCTGCTGTCGACACTGGCCGACGTTCTGACGCCGCTCTATTCAGGCCGGCTGGTCGACGCCGTCGCCAGCAGCGCCGGTGCGGACGCCATTGCCTGGAATGCCGCGATGACGGCGTTCTTCATCCTCATGGCGCTTGCCCTGACCGGCGTGGTGCTGCGCAACCTGGCGTTCATGGGCATTGTCGAACTGACGCTGAAGATGATGGCCGACATCGCCGCCGATGCCTTCCATCGCGTCCAACGCTTTTCCACCGACTGGCACGCCAATTCGTTTGCCGGCTCTACCGTGCGCAAGGTGACGCGCGGGATGTGGGCGCTCGACCTGCTCAACGACACCATCCTGATCGCGCTGCTGCCTTCGGTCGTGATGCTCGTCGGCTCGACGCTGCTGCTCGGCTGGTTCTGGCCGCTGATGGGCGTGGTCGTCGCCGCGGGCTCGGTACTGTTCATCATGGTGACGGCGCTGCTGTCGCTTGGCTATGTCGCGCCGGCGGCAAGGCTCGCCAACACCTGGGACACGCGGCTTGGCGGCTCGCTCGCCGACGCGGTGAGCTGCAACGCCGTGGTCAAGGGCTTCGGCGCCGAGGAGCGTGAAGAGCGCCGCCTCGCCAGGGTGGTCGCCAAATGGCGGGCGCGCACGCGGCGCACCTGGGTGCGCGGCACCATCAACGGCACCACGCAAGGGGTGCTGCTGCTGGTTATGCGCGCCGCCGTCATCGGCCTGTCGCTGCTCTTGTGGTCATGGGGGCAGGCGAGCGCCGGCGATGTCGCCTTCGTGCTCACCTCGTTCTTCGTGCTGCAGGGCTATCTCAGGGATATCGGCACGCATATCCGCAATTTGCAGCGTTCGATCAACGACATGGAGGAGTTGGTCGATTTCCAGTCCGAACCGCTCGGCATCGAGGACCGGCCCGGCGCCAGGCCGATCCGGATCACGCAAGGGGCGATCAGCTTCGACAAGGTCACCTTCCACTACGGCAATCACCGGTCGCCGCTCTATCGCGACTTTTCGGTCGATATCGCGCCGGGTGAACGCGTCGGGCTCGTCGGTCACTCCGGCTCGGGCAAGACGACCTTCGTCAAGCTCATCCAGCGGCTCTATGACGTCAATGCGGGCAAGATCCTGATCGACGGCCAGAACATTTCGCAGGTGGCGCAAGCGTCGCTGCGCGGGCAGATCGCGATCGTCCAGCAAGAGCCGATCCTGTTCCATCGCTCGCTGGCCGAAAACATCGCCTATGCCAGGCCGAACGCGACGCAGGAGGAGATCGAGCATGCCGCCAGGCTGGCGAGTGCGCACGACTTCATCACCAGCCTGCCGAAGGGTTACGGCACGCTGGTCGGCGAGCGCGGCGTCAAACTGTCGGGCGGCGAACGCCAGCGTGTGGCGATCGCGCGCGCCTTCCTGGCCGATGCGCGCATCCTGATCCTGGACGAGGCGACATCGAGCCTCGATTCGGAATCGGAAGTGCTGATCCAGCAGGCGATGGAGCGGCTGATGGTCGGCCGCACCACACTGGTCATCGCCCACCGGCTGTCGACGGTGCGGGCGCTCGACAGACTGCTGGTCTTCGACCGCGGCAACATTGTCGAGGAAGGCTCGCATGACGAACTGATCCGGCTGAAGGGCGGTATCTACCGCCGCCTGTTCGAGCGTCAGGCACTCGAACTAACCAAGGGACTGGTCATCTGA
- a CDS encoding GNAT family N-acetyltransferase — MPDCEISFDLARIDFRATSDLLMASYWGAGRSDAFHRRAFANSFCAAAYMDGKQVGFGRAITDRAVFAYLADIIIWPEYRGQGIGQRLVQALIDHPELGTVSHWSLSTGDAHGVYEKLGFKASTDGRYMRLDRTPQ; from the coding sequence ATGCCGGACTGCGAGATCAGCTTCGACCTCGCGCGGATCGATTTTCGCGCGACCTCAGACCTTTTGATGGCGAGCTATTGGGGCGCTGGGCGCAGCGATGCGTTTCATCGCCGGGCCTTTGCCAATTCGTTCTGCGCCGCCGCCTATATGGATGGCAAACAGGTTGGTTTCGGCAGGGCGATCACCGACCGCGCGGTCTTTGCCTATCTCGCCGACATCATCATCTGGCCTGAGTACCGCGGGCAGGGCATTGGCCAGCGGCTGGTGCAGGCACTCATCGATCATCCCGAGCTCGGCACGGTCTCGCATTGGAGCCTGTCGACCGGTGATGCGCATGGGGTCTACGAAAAGCTGGGCTTCAAGGCATCGACGGACGGCCGATACATGCGCCTGGACCGCACGCCACAGTGA
- a CDS encoding GGDEF domain-containing protein — MQPAVATTERSTDIAATVVTTMRQLGVLGLPRNYEIFYEALSGTNRELSLAVVSLSSRPTQDELDKIGRAFFAQNHGPGIVEHARDVIARELEEVAALLRSERSHIEKYGRILDETSNGLSGRSLLSQDLLQKIANAMAVATNSTIDHGKQIASTLSDKTAELESVKSKLEEYKRLADTDPLTQIWNRRAFDKEITRIYNSNKGILFNALILADIDRFKDINDRYGHPVGDKIIQIIAEIFQTSIRGDMFVARTGGEEFALIIEGASEDATYDVAERIRALIEQTPFTSSQTGMNYGTVTVSMGICMASEAEGPEDLYTKADRALYRSKVSGRNRVTKHSTMAGRAGKSWLLYKKD, encoded by the coding sequence ATGCAGCCGGCAGTAGCCACAACCGAACGAAGCACCGACATCGCAGCCACGGTTGTCACGACCATGCGCCAGCTTGGCGTCCTCGGCCTGCCGCGCAACTACGAGATCTTCTACGAGGCATTGAGCGGCACCAATCGCGAGCTCAGTCTCGCCGTCGTGTCGCTTAGCAGCCGGCCGACGCAGGATGAGCTGGATAAGATCGGGCGCGCCTTCTTTGCGCAGAACCACGGCCCGGGCATCGTCGAGCATGCCAGGGACGTCATTGCCAGGGAACTCGAGGAGGTCGCGGCGCTGTTGCGGAGCGAACGCAGCCACATCGAAAAATACGGCAGGATTCTCGACGAGACATCGAACGGCCTGAGCGGCCGCAGCCTGCTCTCCCAGGATCTTCTGCAGAAAATCGCCAACGCCATGGCCGTTGCCACCAATTCCACGATCGATCACGGCAAGCAGATCGCCTCGACGCTCAGCGACAAGACGGCCGAGCTCGAAAGCGTCAAGTCGAAGCTCGAGGAATACAAGCGGCTGGCCGATACGGATCCGTTGACTCAGATCTGGAACCGCCGCGCCTTCGACAAGGAAATCACCCGGATCTATAACAGCAACAAGGGTATCCTGTTCAATGCCTTGATCCTTGCCGACATCGACCGGTTCAAGGATATCAACGATCGCTACGGCCATCCTGTCGGCGACAAGATCATCCAGATCATCGCCGAGATTTTCCAGACCAGCATTCGCGGCGACATGTTCGTCGCCCGCACCGGCGGCGAGGAATTCGCGCTGATCATCGAAGGCGCCAGCGAAGACGCCACCTACGATGTCGCCGAGCGCATTCGCGCCCTGATCGAGCAGACGCCGTTCACCAGCAGCCAGACCGGCATGAATTACGGCACCGTGACCGTCTCGATGGGCATCTGCATGGCATCCGAGGCCGAAGGCCCTGAGGATCTCTACACCAAGGCCGACCGAGCGCTCTACCGTTCGAAAGTGAGTGGCCGCAACCGCGTCACCAAGCATTCGACGATGGCCGGCCGCGCCGGCAAGAGCTGGCTGCTCTACAAGAAGGACTGA
- a CDS encoding DUF1003 domain-containing protein: MYKTIDDMANRWLKRRPDGLSQLESRVLQSALERTTISRDTNKAVAFHQTFGDRLADTIARIGGSWSFILGFIAFLIVWTAGNVWLLTRDAFDPYPFIFLNLVLSMVAALQAPVIMMAQNRQTERDRIDAAHDYEVNLKAEIEIMALHEKLDELRHSQIIGMREEIMRLAEVVKRIDERLAQQQSAS; this comes from the coding sequence ATGTACAAGACAATCGACGATATGGCGAACCGCTGGCTCAAGCGACGGCCGGACGGCCTCAGCCAGTTGGAAAGCCGGGTGCTGCAATCGGCGCTCGAACGCACCACGATCTCTCGCGACACCAACAAGGCGGTCGCCTTCCACCAGACCTTTGGCGACCGGCTTGCCGATACGATCGCCCGCATCGGCGGCTCCTGGTCCTTCATCCTAGGCTTCATCGCTTTCCTGATCGTCTGGACCGCCGGCAATGTCTGGCTTTTGACGCGCGATGCCTTCGACCCCTACCCGTTCATCTTCCTCAACCTCGTGCTCTCTATGGTCGCCGCCTTGCAGGCGCCGGTGATCATGATGGCGCAGAACCGCCAGACCGAACGCGACCGCATCGACGCCGCCCACGATTACGAGGTCAATCTGAAGGCCGAGATCGAGATCATGGCGCTGCACGAAAAACTCGATGAGCTGCGCCACAGCCAGATCATCGGCATGCGCGAAGAGATCATGCGGCTGGCGGAAGTGGTCAAACGCATCGACGAGAGGCTGGCGCAGCAGCAGTCGGCCTCATGA
- a CDS encoding GFA family protein yields the protein MSDNHQGSCLCGAVRFRTRGALRGVVYCHCSQCRKQSGHFYAATNVADADIVVEGAESITWYEASAFARRGFCKACGSVLFWKPRAQDYISVMAGAFDKPTGLKGDCHIFVGDKGDYYSIDDGLPQFEKSTPSIAVAE from the coding sequence ATGAGCGATAATCACCAGGGATCATGCCTGTGCGGAGCGGTCCGCTTCCGGACAAGGGGAGCGCTGCGCGGCGTCGTATACTGTCATTGCTCGCAATGCAGGAAGCAAAGCGGGCATTTCTATGCCGCGACCAATGTCGCCGACGCCGACATCGTGGTCGAAGGCGCGGAAAGCATCACCTGGTATGAAGCGTCGGCTTTCGCCAGGCGCGGTTTCTGCAAGGCATGCGGGTCCGTGCTTTTCTGGAAGCCAAGGGCGCAAGACTATATTTCGGTCATGGCGGGAGCGTTCGACAAGCCGACGGGCCTCAAGGGCGACTGTCATATCTTCGTCGGCGACAAGGGCGACTATTATTCGATCGACGACGGGCTGCCGCAGTTTGAGAAGTCGACGCCCTCGATAGCGGTCGCTGAATGA
- a CDS encoding NAD+ synthase yields MTKKPDILRIAIAQLNPTVGDVAGNLAKAREARADAARQGADLVLYTELFLAGYPPEDLVLKPAFLKACEKAAQEFAADTSDGGPGFIIGTPLKRKSGTHNSIIVADGGKIIAERYKLDLPNYGEFDEKRVFQAGPEIQGPVNFRGVRIGIPICEDIWGDVGICESLAESGAEILLVPNGSPYYRAKIDVRHQVVIRQVIECGLPITYANQLGGQDELIFDGASFAIGADKTLAFQMSQFEEAVDVITWKRGEDGWVCSEGPMSKIPEREEADYRACMLGLRDYVNKNGFKNVVLGLSGGIDSAICAALAVDALGEERLRAVMMPYRYTSKDSLKDAEDCARALGCRYDIVPIFEPVEGFLHALTQLFEGTKEGITEENLQSRARGTILMAISNKFGSMVVTTGNKSEMSVGYATLYGDMNGGFNPIKDLYKMQVYALSRWRNSHVPPGALGPSGEVIPKNIIDKAPSAELRENQTDQDSLPPYPVLDDILECLVENEMGVDDIVARGHDRATVTRVEHLLYIAEYKRRQAAPGVKITRKNFGRDRRYPITNRFRDRG; encoded by the coding sequence ATGACCAAGAAGCCCGACATACTGCGCATCGCGATCGCCCAACTCAACCCGACCGTCGGCGATGTCGCCGGCAACCTCGCCAAAGCCCGTGAGGCGAGGGCGGATGCCGCGCGCCAGGGCGCCGATCTCGTGCTCTACACCGAGCTCTTCCTTGCCGGTTACCCGCCGGAAGATCTGGTGCTGAAACCGGCCTTCCTGAAGGCCTGCGAAAAGGCGGCGCAGGAGTTTGCCGCCGATACATCGGATGGCGGCCCCGGCTTCATCATCGGCACGCCGCTGAAGCGCAAGAGCGGCACGCACAATTCGATCATCGTTGCCGATGGCGGCAAGATCATCGCCGAGCGCTACAAGCTCGACCTGCCGAACTATGGCGAGTTTGACGAGAAGCGCGTCTTCCAGGCTGGACCCGAGATCCAGGGACCTGTCAATTTCCGTGGCGTGCGCATCGGCATTCCGATTTGCGAGGATATCTGGGGCGATGTCGGCATTTGCGAATCGCTGGCGGAAAGCGGGGCGGAAATCCTGCTGGTGCCCAACGGCTCGCCATATTATCGCGCCAAGATCGATGTCCGCCACCAGGTCGTCATTCGCCAGGTCATCGAATGCGGCCTGCCGATCACCTATGCCAACCAGCTCGGCGGCCAGGATGAACTGATCTTCGACGGCGCATCCTTTGCCATCGGCGCCGACAAGACATTGGCTTTCCAGATGAGCCAGTTCGAGGAAGCGGTCGACGTCATCACATGGAAGCGCGGGGAGGACGGCTGGGTCTGCTCTGAAGGGCCGATGTCGAAGATCCCCGAGCGGGAGGAGGCCGACTACCGCGCCTGCATGCTGGGCCTGCGCGACTACGTCAACAAGAACGGCTTCAAGAATGTCGTGCTCGGCCTGTCGGGCGGCATCGATTCGGCGATCTGTGCCGCCCTTGCCGTCGACGCGCTCGGCGAAGAGCGGCTGCGCGCCGTGATGATGCCTTACCGCTATACGTCGAAGGATTCGCTGAAGGACGCCGAGGATTGCGCCCGCGCGCTCGGCTGCCGCTATGACATCGTGCCGATCTTCGAGCCGGTCGAAGGTTTCCTGCATGCACTGACGCAGCTCTTCGAAGGCACCAAGGAAGGCATCACCGAGGAAAACCTGCAGAGCCGGGCACGCGGCACCATCCTGATGGCGATCTCCAACAAGTTCGGCTCGATGGTGGTCACGACCGGCAACAAGAGCGAGATGTCGGTCGGCTATGCGACGCTCTATGGCGACATGAATGGCGGCTTCAACCCGATCAAGGACCTCTACAAGATGCAGGTCTATGCGTTGTCGCGCTGGCGCAACAGCCATGTGCCGCCGGGCGCGCTCGGGCCGTCGGGCGAGGTCATCCCGAAGAACATCATCGACAAGGCGCCGTCGGCGGAGTTGCGCGAGAACCAGACGGACCAGGATTCGCTGCCGCCCTATCCGGTGCTGGACGATATCCTCGAATGCCTGGTCGAGAACGAGATGGGCGTCGACGACATCGTTGCGCGCGGCCATGACCGGGCGACGGTGACGCGCGTCGAGCATCTGCTCTACATCGCCGAATACAAGCGCCGGCAGGCGGCACCGGGGGTGAAGATCACCCGCAAGAATTTCGGCCGCGACCGCCGCTATCCCATCACCAACCGCTTCAGGGATCGTGGATAA
- a CDS encoding glutamate--tRNA ligase produces the protein MTVTVRFAPSPTGRIHIGNARTALFNWLFALNNKGRFIQRFDDTDIGRSKQEFADAILYDLHWLGIFPDATEYQSRRFEVYDAAVERLKSAGVLYACYETPEELDLRRKVRRTRGLPPVYGREALALTHEQVAEYQADGRRPHWRFLLPNFTGDPLQPERTEVHWSDLVRGEETVDLASLSDPVLVREDGTYLYTLPSVVDDIEMGVSHVIRGDDHVTNTGVQIALFKALGAEPPVFGHHNLLTTVSGEGLSKRTGALSIESLREDGIEPMAVASLAVLVGTSENVAAAHDLAELAGHFDPAATSKSSAKFDPDELFVLNRVLMHHMPFDEARDRLMVLGISGEQAEPFWLAVRGNLDRLADAVGWWRILREGPQDRPEFSEDDRDFLGQAFEVLPEEPWNGTVWKEWTGKIREATGRKGKGLFMPLRLALTGLPSGPELADLLPLMGREGTLARRP, from the coding sequence ATGACAGTTACCGTTCGTTTCGCCCCGTCACCGACCGGCCGCATCCATATCGGCAATGCGCGCACCGCTCTGTTCAACTGGCTGTTTGCGCTCAACAACAAGGGCCGCTTCATCCAGCGCTTCGACGATACCGACATCGGCCGCTCGAAGCAGGAATTCGCCGACGCCATCCTCTACGACCTGCATTGGCTGGGCATTTTCCCGGATGCCACCGAATATCAGTCGCGGCGCTTCGAGGTCTATGACGCCGCGGTCGAGCGGCTGAAGTCGGCGGGCGTTCTCTACGCCTGCTACGAAACGCCGGAGGAACTCGATCTGCGACGCAAGGTGCGGCGCACGCGCGGCCTGCCGCCGGTCTATGGCCGCGAGGCCCTGGCACTGACCCATGAGCAGGTGGCCGAATACCAGGCCGATGGCCGCCGGCCGCACTGGCGCTTCCTGCTGCCCAATTTCACTGGGGATCCGCTGCAGCCGGAGCGCACCGAGGTCCACTGGAGCGATCTGGTGCGCGGCGAGGAGACGGTCGATCTCGCGTCGCTCTCGGATCCAGTGCTGGTGCGCGAGGACGGCACCTATCTCTATACGCTGCCATCCGTCGTGGACGACATCGAGATGGGCGTCAGCCATGTCATCCGCGGCGACGACCATGTCACCAACACCGGCGTGCAGATCGCGCTGTTCAAGGCGCTGGGCGCCGAGCCGCCTGTCTTCGGCCACCACAATCTCCTGACCACCGTTTCGGGCGAGGGGCTGTCGAAGCGCACCGGCGCACTCTCCATCGAAAGCCTGCGCGAGGATGGTATCGAGCCGATGGCCGTCGCGTCGCTCGCCGTCCTGGTCGGCACCTCGGAGAATGTCGCGGCCGCGCATGACCTCGCCGAACTCGCCGGCCATTTCGACCCGGCAGCGACCTCGAAATCATCGGCCAAGTTCGACCCGGACGAACTGTTCGTGCTCAACCGCGTGCTGATGCACCATATGCCGTTCGACGAGGCGCGCGACAGGCTGATGGTGCTGGGCATCTCGGGCGAACAGGCCGAGCCGTTCTGGCTGGCGGTGCGCGGCAATCTCGACCGGCTTGCCGACGCGGTGGGCTGGTGGCGCATCCTGCGCGAGGGGCCGCAGGACAGGCCGGAGTTCTCCGAGGATGACCGTGACTTCCTCGGACAGGCCTTCGAAGTCCTGCCCGAAGAGCCCTGGAACGGCACGGTCTGGAAGGAATGGACCGGCAAGATCAGGGAAGCGACAGGGCGCAAGGGCAAGGGGCTGTTCATGCCGCTGAGGCTTGCCCTTACCGGACTGCCTTCGGGGCCGGAGCTTGCAGATCTATTGCCGCTGATGGGTCGGGAAGGAACGTTGGCCCGACGACCCTGA